The DNA sequence GGTTGGTGGTTGTATGGTCACAAATGGTATTATCCGCAGAGGTGCAGGTGTTCGCTTGCTCCGCGATGATGTGGTGATTCATGAAGGTAAATTGAAAACATTGAAGCGTTTCAAAGATGAAGTGAAAGAAGCACGCGAAGGTTTTGAATGCGGTATGGCTTTTGAAAATTATGAAGACATTAAAGTTGGCGATGTGATCGAGGCCTTTGAGGTTGAGCACATTCAGCAAAGCCTATAGAGCGTCAATATATATTAAGAATTTGGATATTTTAAATGAGAGAACATGGGGCTAGTAAAGGGCCGTCCCAGCGGCAATTAAGAGTAGCGGAAGAAGTCAGGCATGCATTGGCTCAGTTTATTGCGCGTGGTGATTTTATGATTATGGGATTTCCCTCGATTTCCCTTACGATTACTGAAGTGTCGATGAGCCCTGATTTAAGAAATGCAATGATCTATGTGTCAGCCCTTGAAAAGGATGAAGTTGATACGGCAATTGAGCTTCTGAATAAGAATGCCTATATCTTCAAGAAGTTTTTAGCGAAGGCTATCTATTTAAGAACAATGCCGCAGCTGCGTTTTAAATATGATACAAGGCTTGAATATGCACAAAAAATTGAAACGCTTCTTAATGAGATTAAGAAGTAAGGTGTTTCAGATTGAGTGGGGTAGTACAACGTCACTCAGAGCCCTCCTTTCAGGAGGGCGTGGAGTCTCCAAGGTCTCACAATAAACATTGTGTTCAATTGTTAATTTGATGAGATTCCACGCCACCTCTTAGGGAGGTGGCTCTGAATGACGGTTTTTTATTACAAAACAAGAGATGATGGTAGGGTTCTGCTGGAGTCAATCGTCAATAAAACAGTTGTAATACAACATTTAAAAGGTAACATGAATGAGTAACGGCAACACCCTCAACGGCTGGATTTATTTGAATAAGCCACTTGGCCTTACGTCACGTAAGATCTTAAATCAGTGCCAGCGGCTTTTGTCTGTGAAAAAAGCAGGCTATGTTGGAACGCTTGATCCACTTGCAACAGGCGTTCTGCCTTTGGCCTTTGGTGAGGCTTGTAAGACAATCTATTATCTTGAAAAGGCCGATAAAGAATATCGCTTTAAAGTGAAATGGGGTATTGAAACGGCCACAGGTGATTTGGAGGGTGAGATTATCAAAACATCGCCAATTATTCCGTCTGTTGATGCAATTTTGAAGGCAATTCCTCAATTTGTTGGTCATATTTCTCAAAGGCCGCCGCGCTACTCTGCGATTAAGATTGATGGCCAAAGGGCCTATGATCTTGCGCGCAAAAATGTTGAATTTGAATGTGAAAAGCGTGATGTTCATATCGAATCCCTGCAATTACTGAGTTTGGAGGGGCATGATTCAGGGGAATCAGAGTTTCTGGTCTCATGTAGCAAGGGGACTTATGTCAGGCAAATTGCGGTCGATTTGGCCGAGGTTCTTGGGACTTGTGCGACTGTTATTGCGCTTCATCGAACAAGGTTAGGTAAAATTACAGAAGATATGACGATTTCGCTGGATTTTTTAGAAAAAAGAGTGCATGATGGCGAATCAAATACTTTTCTACACCCATTGGGAGTAGGGCTGGACGACATCCCGGCAATTTTTATTTCTGATGAAGAAGAGAAGTATCTTAGGTATGGGCAAAAAATTTCTCTAGAGCCTAATCGATTCAATCTGAGCGTATCTCAGTCAAATCAATTAGATCATTGTGATGAAGACCAAGAGCCTGTCTATTTGGCGAAGTGCCAAAATCGGCTTGTTGGATTTGTTGTCAGAGAAGAGGATTGCTTGAAGGCCAAAAGGCTTTTTAATATCTAAATTTTTAACACCTAATAATGGAGTATACGATGTCGATTACACAAGAAAGAACAAGAGAGCTTGTCAAGCAGTTTGGCGCAAGCGATAAAGATACAGGTTCAACTGAAGTACAAGTTGCAATTCTGACAGAACGGATTCGTGCTTTAACAGAGCATATGAAAATCCATAAAAAAGATTTCCACTCACGCAGAGGCTTGCTCATTATGGTTGGTCAACGCCAAAGCCTGTTGAAATATTTGAAAAATAGTAACGAAGCACGTTACAAAAAAGTAATTGCTGATCTTGGACTCCGTAGATAAGTCACGATTGGATGAAACAAATATATCGACATCACCGATAAATAAAGCCGCTTCTCTTCAGTTTATACTGAGGTGGAGCGGTTTTTACTTTATAAAGTCGATTTGAGATTGATAATGACCTGATTTTTCTGAATCATCATGATAAATAAGAGAAATTGAATAGACAGAGATTAGGCATAAGTAGAAATTCGAAAAGCGAAATTTCAGCAAGGATAGATCGGCAAGGTCTGAAATTTCATATTAAAAACAACCGATCAAAATGAATAAACAACTAAGGAAAAACAGATGTTTAATATACATAAAAAAGAAATGATGTGGGGCGGGAAAAAGCTCACCATTGAAACAGGAAAAGTGGCCCGTCAGGCGCTTGGTTCTGTTGTTGTCACTTATGGCGAAACAATTGTTCTCGGAACAGTTGCTGCAGCGAGCTCAGCAAAGCCTGATATTGATTTTTTCCCACTCACTGTGAACTATCAAGAAAAGGACTTTGCTGCTGGTAAAATCCCTGGTGGCTTCTTTAAACGTGAAGGTAAGCCTCGTGATAAAGAAACACTGACAAGCCGTTTGATTGATCGTCCAATCAGACCTTTGTTTGTCAAAGGGTATAAAAACGAAACACAAGTGATTGTAACCGTTTTAACACATGATTTAGTGAATGATCCTGATATTCCAGCGATTATTGCAGCGTCAGCCGCTCTAACTCTCTCTGGTTTGCCATTTTTAGGTCCAATCGGTGGTGTGC is a window from the Alphaproteobacteria bacterium genome containing:
- the rbfA gene encoding 30S ribosome-binding factor RbfA: MREHGASKGPSQRQLRVAEEVRHALAQFIARGDFMIMGFPSISLTITEVSMSPDLRNAMIYVSALEKDEVDTAIELLNKNAYIFKKFLAKAIYLRTMPQLRFKYDTRLEYAQKIETLLNEIKK
- the truB gene encoding tRNA pseudouridine(55) synthase TruB encodes the protein MSNGNTLNGWIYLNKPLGLTSRKILNQCQRLLSVKKAGYVGTLDPLATGVLPLAFGEACKTIYYLEKADKEYRFKVKWGIETATGDLEGEIIKTSPIIPSVDAILKAIPQFVGHISQRPPRYSAIKIDGQRAYDLARKNVEFECEKRDVHIESLQLLSLEGHDSGESEFLVSCSKGTYVRQIAVDLAEVLGTCATVIALHRTRLGKITEDMTISLDFLEKRVHDGESNTFLHPLGVGLDDIPAIFISDEEEKYLRYGQKISLEPNRFNLSVSQSNQLDHCDEDQEPVYLAKCQNRLVGFVVREEDCLKAKRLFNI
- the rpsO gene encoding 30S ribosomal protein S15 yields the protein MSITQERTRELVKQFGASDKDTGSTEVQVAILTERIRALTEHMKIHKKDFHSRRGLLIMVGQRQSLLKYLKNSNEARYKKVIADLGLRR